One segment of Clostridium botulinum DNA contains the following:
- a CDS encoding YczE/YyaS/YitT family protein encodes MNQKKLLMKLILFFLGMAIIQLGVGLSLVTNIGSDSFTVFTQGISILLKITPGIANMCILFVLTIIILLINRKKINIGTFICLIGVGPVIDLSISIFSKFNIQDYNMLIKALIIVLVNFIIAVGFSILSATDLGVAPNDIVPFIIQDKTKFQYRWIRMSLDAIYLIVGYLLGGKVWLGTIISMLTVGPFIQLCLPYGKTFVGSLLGNKNDIVNNDIVNNENIEEVEI; translated from the coding sequence ATGAACCAAAAAAAATTATTAATGAAATTGATTTTGTTTTTTTTAGGAATGGCAATAATACAACTTGGCGTAGGATTATCACTAGTAACGAATATAGGATCGGATTCATTTACTGTATTTACTCAAGGAATATCAATATTACTTAAAATTACTCCTGGAATAGCAAATATGTGTATACTTTTTGTATTAACTATAATAATTTTATTAATTAATAGAAAAAAGATAAACATTGGAACATTTATTTGCCTTATTGGAGTAGGACCAGTTATAGATTTGTCTATAAGCATATTTTCAAAATTTAATATACAAGATTATAATATGCTTATAAAAGCGCTTATTATAGTTTTAGTAAACTTTATCATTGCAGTAGGTTTTTCAATACTTTCAGCAACAGATTTAGGGGTTGCACCTAATGATATAGTACCTTTCATAATCCAAGATAAGACAAAATTCCAATACAGATGGATTAGAATGAGTTTAGATGCAATATATTTAATAGTAGGATATTTACTAGGCGGAAAAGTATGGCTTGGAACTATTATATCAATGTTAACAGTAGGACCTTTTATTCAATTATGCCTTCCGTATGGTAAAACTTTTGTGGGAAGTTTACTTGGAAACAAAAATGATATCGTTAATAATGATATCGTTAATAATGAGAATATAGAAGAAGTAGAAATTTAA
- a CDS encoding accessory gene regulator B family protein, whose product MIRNFIGDFVQDICNYNGYSEEQCEQIQYTTTVLFFELIKLISIIIIFSLIGYCKESIIIIGIMSITKPFIGGYHENTQLRCFISSMLITAGIILLSLNCKLNFISNCILIIISLFSIYNTAPVLNDKMPITRLEFIKRNRVLGITISLIVAVSSILLYKYSEFYELMTWTILFQSILMFNKREKH is encoded by the coding sequence ATGATTAGAAATTTTATAGGAGATTTTGTACAAGACATTTGTAATTATAATGGATATAGCGAAGAACAATGTGAGCAAATTCAATATACAACAACCGTATTGTTTTTTGAGCTTATAAAGTTAATATCAATAATAATTATCTTTTCGTTAATTGGATACTGTAAAGAAAGTATTATAATAATAGGAATAATGAGTATAACAAAACCTTTTATAGGTGGATATCATGAAAATACTCAATTAAGATGCTTTATATCATCAATGCTTATAACTGCTGGTATTATATTATTGAGTTTAAATTGTAAACTCAATTTTATAAGTAACTGTATTTTAATAATTATTAGTTTATTTTCAATATATAATACAGCACCAGTGTTAAATGATAAAATGCCAATTACGCGCCTCGAATTTATAAAAAGAAATAGGGTACTAGGAATTACTATTTCATTAATTGTTGCAGTAAGTTCAATATTACTATATAAATATAGTGAGTTTTATGAACTGATGACATGGACAATCCTATTTCAATCTATACTTATGTTTAACAAAAGAGAAAAGCATTAA
- a CDS encoding ATP-binding protein, with the protein MIKLVDTLNSMLQSIFFVYVIDYCIEDNYKKNTIQKVSAVLILFLVMNILDYLFGNLSICIFIIHFFIIIVIGCFLYKKKFYSSLVAYTIMYFFIAFNVNIFGNLFFGFLKNLISLKNRDILMVCVIYIPQIIMGIFILKYKEKIKSIHDQILLIKPSVTTLIIINCSMDFIAAFYLIFYKNESELLRNLMSMTLTLFLGIIILYFINIDIKSHKILELNKTLYDKNLELTTVQNSYAKEITYMHDLYCMKKIDKIGEKLKDIINKSNVEADIKLNENNTLINNIVRKIKYDGVNIIVEDEGSLNNANITEIELYRIISNIVNNAVKAMKETGILIIKTYDIKDYVVIIIENNGPKIEEKNICKIFEAGFTTKNNTEKNHGYGLSIVKELIEKYGGNINLISNDVSTKFEIKLPLND; encoded by the coding sequence GTGATAAAGTTAGTAGATACATTAAATTCTATGCTACAATCCATTTTTTTTGTATATGTAATAGATTATTGCATTGAAGATAATTATAAGAAAAATACTATACAGAAGGTAAGCGCAGTTTTAATTCTATTTTTAGTAATGAATATTTTAGATTATCTATTTGGAAATTTATCTATTTGTATTTTTATTATACATTTTTTTATTATAATTGTTATTGGATGTTTTTTATACAAGAAAAAATTTTATAGTTCTTTGGTAGCATATACAATAATGTATTTTTTTATAGCATTTAACGTTAATATATTTGGAAATTTATTTTTTGGATTTTTAAAAAATTTAATATCTTTAAAAAACAGAGATATCTTAATGGTTTGCGTAATATACATTCCACAAATAATAATGGGAATTTTCATTTTGAAATACAAGGAAAAAATAAAAAGTATACACGATCAAATTTTATTAATAAAACCATCTGTTACAACTTTAATTATAATAAATTGTTCTATGGATTTTATAGCAGCTTTTTATTTGATTTTTTATAAAAATGAATCAGAATTATTGAGGAATTTGATGAGTATGACACTCACTTTATTTTTAGGTATAATAATTCTTTATTTTATTAATATAGATATTAAATCACATAAAATACTAGAACTAAATAAGACTTTATATGACAAAAATCTTGAATTGACAACAGTTCAGAATAGTTATGCAAAAGAAATTACATATATGCATGATCTCTATTGTATGAAAAAAATTGATAAAATTGGAGAAAAACTAAAAGATATAATCAATAAAAGTAATGTAGAAGCTGATATTAAATTAAATGAAAATAATACTTTAATTAATAATATAGTTAGAAAAATAAAATATGATGGCGTTAATATAATAGTAGAAGATGAAGGCAGCCTTAATAATGCAAATATAACTGAAATTGAACTTTACAGAATAATTTCTAATATAGTAAATAATGCAGTAAAGGCTATGAAGGAAACAGGAATTTTAATAATAAAAACTTATGATATAAAAGATTATGTAGTTATTATTATAGAAAATAATGGTCCTAAAATTGAAGAAAAAAATATTTGTAAAATATTTGAAGCAGGATTTACTACAAAAAATAATACTGAAAAAAATCATGGATACGGTTTAAGTATTGTAAAGGAGTTAATAGAGAAATATGGTGGAAATATAAATTTGATAAGCAATGATGTTTCTACAAAATTTGAAATAAAGCTACCTTTAAATGATTAA